The genomic DNA CTGCtctctctgaaaataaaggGACTCTGAAAATAGAGAGAGACTGAAATATTCTTCCACAAAATCTGGCAGAGGCAAGATTGTACCATAAAAATACACAGTCAGAAGTTATCACATGAAGTTTTTTCTTGACTTAAAGTGTAGTGTAAAatagctgcaaaaaaaaagagaaataaacaatCATAATTTACAGATTCTGATTTCTCTGGAAttaatttttgcttctttggaAAACGTTTAGTTTCCACTGCTAAGCCATTTACAAGAAGTTTACAAGGAGATCCAAAATGAACATGCCAAGCAATAGGAAGCATAGATAGTTCTTAGTCAAAGGCTTATGATCacttaattacttttttttattattattttttgacaGTTAATGGTGGCTACAGTCATTGTAACTTGATCTCCGAGAAGAAGAACATGATGGACGTGGAGATGACGAGTAGCTCTGTACCAGTGTGCAGACAAGGGCTGTTCATCCACACAGGAAACCCACTTATGCGAGACCACCCACTGTCCTGTGAGAGATTACTTCACGTCGGTCAGCTGAACCTGACACACTCTGATCTAAGGTATCCCTGCAAGCTTTATGGGTCTGTCTACTTAGCTCTTCTGGAATGCTTCCttgttgctttctgtttccaATAGCATCTCTGGGTATCCAAGCACCGTACTGCAGGAAGAGTACTTTTGGCTTTTGCCTCTTTTTGGAAGTTCTTTGGATTCTTGTGTAACCATTCCACTCATCTGCAGGTTTTCACTGCAGGGATATGCTCGTGTGCACAGGCAGCAGTCCAAGGCAGTGCCAGTAGAAGTCGCTGTATAtgcagctgcagcctctctgcttctctgtgtgGACTTTACTACCATGCTCAAAAGTCAAGGAGAGTTTTGCCAGGTGTTCAGATAGTGTCACATTTGCCTCCTCTGTACTTCCACTTTCCACACCAATGCCGTGTCCCAAGCCAGTTTCTCCCATATGGCAATTTCCCTTGCCACCATCAAACCTACAGGAAGCCATTTTTATATGTGCAgtatttcctttaattttcGGTGTTCCCATACAGCCACATCctcagcatttgtttttaagGCTGTAATGTGAAAATTTGGTCTCTGGTTTTGATATATACAATGTAGTTGGATATGCTACGAACAGAATCTCTATTTAAACATTTGCTATAAATTAATTGTatgaaaacacattatttttttgttgttgttacaaaTTTAACATTACCAGATTTTAAACAAGTACCCTAAACAGACATCCATTGTGAATAGAAGCCTGCTATAAATTTAAATCTGTCCATCcattttaattacttctttttGGTAGCGTGTATAATACAGAATAATCTTGAGCTTTTTGAAGAGCTGTAGAAAAGAGAAACCTCAATAAAGCAGCAGCCTTTATCTCAGACACTTGGAATAATTGGCGTGGTGCTCTGCATGGTACTATCAGACCCAAATATCCATAGtcacagcaaaaggaaatatGAACTATAGTTTGGTCTTGGAAATCTGGCAGTTTCTGATTTTATTGTACATGTTTATGtcttatttccccttttccatttacttctgGGTTAAGAACATCTGTGTTTTTAGGAAGAGAACACGCAGCAGTGTGGTAAGGAAGTGGAAAGAGCTGTTTGTTTGTCTCtttgaaaagaacaaataatatCCATGCCACAtaacaaaatattctgcaatTGCTACAGAGATTTGTAGATGATATTGCAGCTGCATTCAAGTGTacttcctcccagcttcttTGTGATTCAATGTGGGATTGCCACTTACTACGCTTTTTTATCCTGTCAGTGAGGACAATTATGAAACAAAGATAATTAGGGCTGTAGCaaacaaaaggaggaagagagtAGTACACTGCTTAGATCTTTTTGAACCTTTTTGTAAAACCTATAATGAGGAAATGACAGATACCTGCATACCATGGTCACAGTACCCACCCTTGGAAATATGAACCCCTTCCAGTTCTTGTTTGAGAAGGATTCCCAGAGCAGCATAAAGGGTTGTCTTCTGCATAACATGAGAAAGTGGCAGGTGACAGGCCAAATTCTATCCCTTTATTTTATAGCATGGTCTAAAACCTGGAGGTTCTGCTGCTTGCTAAGCAACAGTTCGGAATTGTTCAGGGAATACCTTGAATGTCCTTTCCATTCCTTTATATGTGGTCACGCTCTATTTGTGTGTCTACCCAGGCAACATTGCCTTTGTCTGCATAGGATTCACAAGGTAATGCCAATGCCAGCTATGGACCCCTGAGATACCATGTTTAATTTTGTCATCACACACATGGTACAGAGCCAGAACCTTGGCATGTGAGAGAAGGTGGACAGCAGCTGGGAtgatttctgtttgcagtgtttGTGACAGTAAATGTTCTTGATGAACAAGTAACAAAAAACAAGAGATTTCTCTGAAGATCTTGGAACAGGAGAACATAGATGGAGTGGGGGCAAATGCCCATCATGTTCCAGTGAAttcagtgggagctgagggTGCCCTGTACCTCCCCAGATTTCAGCCATCCTTTTCTGATACAGGAGAGCTAAAGGGCTGGAAGTGACAGATGTCAGTGCATAGAAGGCAGTGCAGATGGTTTGGTTGCTCTGTCCAGCTCTGGTGACCAGCATGGAAACAAGGAGAGATACAAATTCAGACAAGTTTTCTGAACTGATCTCTGAAccactctgcttttcttggaTATGCAGTGTCcaaagaaaacccaaacaaatcAGAGAGCATTTCCCCTGGCAATCCAAACTTTCCCTCAGGATTTGGGGTTATCATTGGCTTTGTCTTCTTCCCCTCGGTGCACTGAAACTTGTTATCGCCGTCAGCTTCCCTCTGAATCACTTTATGCTGTAAAGTGCATTCTGGCAATGACTGCTTAACCCAAGAATCACAATCTCTCTTCATCCTGGCCCCTTCTTTTCCCACTCAATATCTTTCAAGTTGTGCAACATAATTGCTGCTGCACGCTATCTGTGAAGGTGATGTGTGTGGGACTGGAAAAGTCGTGATACCTTCCTTACCACAACTGGAGTCAGCACTCAGCTGGTGTTGGCCTTTTGTCAATTAATCCATTATCAGATGGAGCAAACCCGCCCACACTGTGCATATAAAACCCAGGGAGGACACTGGAGCAGTCAGATAGTGTTGCAGAGGGTCTCTGGATGCACAGCAGAACAATCCCCTCCAGCTTCTTAAAACTGTCAGTTACTACTGCTTGCACATTTCCAGTGGCAAGTGAAGGAGTGTCcgtttgttttgtaaataatcTGGAGATTTCAGATACTGTGGTCTTTTCCTCTGAGGGCAGTAGGGAATGCAGCACTTCTGGCATGGTGCTGCTGGCCTCGTGCTCTGGCTCCAGTTACCACGTAAGGGAGTCTCTTTGGAAGCACTGTTTTCCTGTCCTCTGAGAGGCTGCTGTTACCCTGTGAAGGCCTTACACTCAGCTTTcgtgtgctgagcagcagtacTGTGGCCTCAGATTGGTACACAGATGCTCCCTGCAAAAGGATGCATATTCATGGGGTATGTTCCCCTTCCAGCCCACTCCTGTCCATGTTCACTCACCTGGAAGCCCCCAGTGCGGCCCTCGCAGTTCTGTGTGTCCACAAGGTGCTCTTTGTGCTGTCCTGCAATCTGCTGTCCCTCTCGCTCTCTTTTGGCCATTTGTTTCATatgaatttatatttatatcCAGGGATTATAAAGTCCTTAAGATGACACTGGCTATGCGTAGCAGCTCTGGAACCTGATCTCTGGCTGTAACAGCAAGATGCCATGGCAGACCCAAATAGCATAACAACTTGGTATAAGAGATGCACAGTGTGTTTCAGACACCTTGTCTCTCTCACATCAGCTTTGCTTCCCCATCCCTTCTCCACACTCCCCAGGCTGGAAGAAATCTGCAGGGTTTTCCCTAGAGTTGTGATGGCGAAATTCTGCCAGGAATACAGTTCACTTTCAGGCAATTTTGGCATTCAGTACATCACCACTTGACCATCAGGAAACTGAAACAAAGCCAGATTCTCCCTGCAAAGTTAATGATTGCGGGATATGTAAAGCACTTAGTGCTGAGGAGAAAGCTGTAGCGCCCAGAAAGGCATGGTTTCTGATCTGCATGAGCAGTCTGTCTTACCAACATGTAGGCAAAGCATGGGTAAGAAGGCCCTGCCAATGAGATGCTTGAATTTAGTGCCTTCATCTCTTTTGGTTTTGAAATATTCTTGGAAAAAGGTAGAAAACTCTTCTATGTGTCTCATATTTCGTGCTGTGCTGTATCACAACAGTACAGTCCTGATTCTAAGTAAGGTCTTGTGCTAGAAATGCAGACTGATGTTGGTAGGAACTTGGGGAATGTAGTATTCAGATGACAAAGACATCTTAATCCATCCTGCAGGTACTCTGCACTGACTCCTGCTGGAATTCCTCACATGGATTTCTGGCAGGCTGGAAGCTTTACATAATGCTTAATAGTATGACACCAATTATCACGGGCTGAAATGTAAGGATTGCGTTAGCTTTATGTGATGTGAGAAatgtgttgtgtttgttttagcCCCAGGCTTTGGGACCACTAAGCTGTGGTACAAACTGAATTATTTGGAGGAGTTCTCATACAGAAGAAGCCAAATAGTAGGAAATCTCATGCCTGGCATGGAACACTGTAAACCTTTCTCAGAAAGCCTTTAAAGCAGCATACTTtctacagagcagcagagccacaaGCTAGTGAGGCAGAGTTTCCCAAACATGTGCAGTACAAGTTTTTACTAATGCTTATGCCACATATTTTACAGACATATGGTTCtgtaaatgttaaaaaataatgtatgaatactgtgtttttgaaaaaaaaaacaacctcaccATCTGCAAAACCAGGTGCTTTAAGTTTACCCAGAGACCAACTGTGCAAACCTAAAGGGAGAAATTATAGCTAATGGATTATGGAAACCTctaaaatttttaaatgtaatctTTTTAAACTTCTGGTTGCAAAATGCAAGATCTAATTGTTCCGTAGCAATGAATGGTGGggaatttcatttctctcatgTCCTTAAAGCTTTTTATATCAAGCCCTACTGGCTGCAGACTGTTGTAGCTTAGAAACCTGTCACCAGTGGATGTATGTTGCCAGCTGTGTGCCTCAGATTGATAGAATTCTTTGACAGCTTTCATTTGATGAGCAGGAAGtctttctgaagctttttaaaattttgtttttattttctaattgaGAGCTGTTACAAAGAAGGAGTTAGTAGTGGTTCCAGCTCCTTGTGTTTGTGGTGGTCTGATGGAAGCAATAGAGATGAAATCACCTAagtcaaaaaataaatgctgtttagtcagcagctctgcagtttaACGTATGAATACGTCCACAATATCTTAAGCATAtatgtttcttcttttgaaatgtgTCAGATTTGTCAGCTACAGCATCACACAGAGCTGCCTAACGGCCaggttttcttcagcttttctggtGATAGCATCAAAAAGCATAAAATTCATTTATATGGAACATTTCAGCATAAGAGCCCTAGAGGACCTCTCTGGAGGGTTTATTAGTTCAGGTACAGCTTTCCTGCACACAGATGTACTGTTTCCTCTTACAGGCCTGGCACGTCGTTGCATGGTGAAGCCACAGGTTAAACCCAACCACGCTTTAGGGATATGTTAAGGCACTTGCACTGGTCCTAACCAACAACAGGCAGTTGGGTCATGCACAGTAAACATTTATCGCtgagattattattattatttttcattttaaagcataGGCCAATTGCTGACTGCTTGGAGGAAAACgttagaaagaaatatttcctggaTGTTTTACTGAAAAGCCTATGTGGGATTCCTGCTTCCTGAGTGATTGAATTCAGCACGCATCAAAAGATGTTGAAAATCACTTCTGCAGAACCATCCTTTAGCACTTGTAGACCTGGGCAGATTATCatatgaaaaatggaaatgaaaatacattgtCTGCCAGTTTAAATCTCCCGGTTGTGGactttttcagttctcttttgaCTGATGTCTCATCAGCTCTGGACCACTGGCTGAAATGAGCTATTCTTTATTCggaagccatttttttttccttcacagatctctctcttttttaattcagcaaattattttaattctgtcaTGTGTAAGCAGAATTCAGCTGTAGCCTTTTTGGTTTGAACAAGGTTGCCACGGAATTTTCCCAGTACACTGTGAGGAAAATACTGATATTTGAATAATTCAAAAAAGCCCAAAGCTCTCAAACTTCATTCTCAGCTATTGTTTTGCCCAATCTATTATGCATTGAAAACCTAGATTGTGATTGATGAATTGCCCGTAGCAGAGGTGGGGAGACTGGCTGTTCTGTGCATAACTCACTGTGTAAAATTAATCCTGTGTAAAACGATGCTGCCTTTACAGGGGTTGTAGAGGAAGCACTGCAGAATTTTTTGTTGTAATTGCTGCATTAGATGAGCAGCATTCGGCGGAGAGCGAGTGCTTCCATTCTCCAGGGCTTTACAAATGTTGTGTCCTGTACAAAAACGATAAATCCTGTGGTAGTCAGTGATGCTTAATACAAACTATATTACAGGTCACCCAGGTTTCAAGACTCAGTAGATTCTGCTGCTCCATGCCTGAATGGAAGTCACCCGGCTCAGCACATTAAACAAGAATGCCCCGGTGATTATAAGGCTCTGTCTGAGGCTTCCATGCACAGAAGGATTACGGAGGGGATGGAGCTGAGAGCCTCTGGTAGTCTGCATCCCGAAATAGACCTAATGAATAATAGCTTCACAAATTCACTTTCTTCCTACTTGTTTAATAATGAACACAGCTCCTCCCCGAGTCCGTTGTCACTTGGCACCCCTCAGCACTCAGCTAGGCTACAAGCAAGCAACCTGAAGAAGAGATGCATCTCTGTTGTGCCGTCTTCAGCCGAAGGAATTGATATTGCAGCTATCATCCGCACATCACAGACGTCACTGGTCACCTGTGTGAATGGACTGCGAACTAATTCAGCTGGCATTTCCTCTCATCCCGTGGAGATCAGTCATCACAGTGCTCAGAAATCCTCTCGGCCCCAGTCTTGCTCTCAGCCTGGAAACTCTTGCAGTGTTCCCTCCCCTCCGGCATGCCTTGTACCTATTTCTGCTGAGTGTGACAGAGGTGACTGTGAGCAGATACAAATGCAGCAAGTCGAGGAGAATGGAAGTCTCAGCCTTATGATGAATGGTACTAGCATTCCTCATCAAAACACCtcccacagcacacagaaggTGAGTTTCCTAAAACAAGAACCAGCTGACGATTATTCCTCCACCACTGATCTTTTCCGACATCATCAAGGGCTGCCTCCCCCTTACCATCTACACCAGCAGCTGAGCCAGACCCAAGGGACGCTGCCTCACTTACATGCCTCTATGTCTCCGAAATCCCTTCAGCCCAGTGAGGGGGATGAGCAGGACCTCGGCAATGGCAAACAGGTCTGTCGGTGGATTGACTGCAGTGCCACTTACGACCAACAAGATGAACTGGTCAGACACATAGAAAAGACCCACATTGACCAGCGGAAGGGAGAGGACTTCACTTGCTTTTGGGCAGGCTGCGTCCGCCGCTATAAACCCTTCAATGCTCGTTACAAACTGCTGATTCACATGAGGgttcattctggagaaaaaccaaacaagtgCATGGTAAGTCTGGAATATATTTGTTTGAATAGAAGCACAttactctgctttcttttttgctctcCCTTTAACCTTACTCTAATACAGTTGTCGTGCTTTCCTGTAGCCATCTGCAGCAGGCTAAAGGAGAACTGGAGAAAACCTTAATATAGAAGGAAATGTTTGAGTAAGAAGCACTGTGGCTCTTGGAAAAGGGATTCGGTTTCCTTATACGAGAGCTTAGCTTTTAATACAGcgctttatttttttaatattcattaaaGCATTAATAAAGTGATGatcaaagcacacagcagtcaCTTAACGTAAAACAAGTCACTGAGCCTCGGGTGACTTTTTTAATCGAGAAACATAAAACACATCTAATGAAATTCTTTTCATTCCTTCAGCTGAACAGTAACCCACAGATTGGTGAGTGCAAAAGTTTCAGCTGgtagtttggaaaagaaaaagaaacttgttAAGGATTTTAAATAGTTAAAAGAatagaaagaatattttcaattaCGTTTTCAAAGGTTCTCAGGGacttttttaatttgtgaaacagagctttaaaaataagtaaaaaccATTGTTCTCTTCTGATCAAGAAGATGTAAACAACATCACTGTTCCAAAAAGAAGATCTTGGGAATAGCACCATCTCTGCATCTGCCCACCATGATGACAATATGGCCAAActaaaataaaagttaatgACTTCCATTAAGCTTTCCACATGTTTGAGACAACAATGATACAAGACCCTGACTGAAACAGATGAAGCAAAACAAGTTTGACATAAGCTTCCAAATTG from Lagopus muta isolate bLagMut1 chromosome 5, bLagMut1 primary, whole genome shotgun sequence includes the following:
- the GLIS1 gene encoding zinc finger protein GLIS1 isoform X2, with the translated sequence MSFEVTGGDGGERPEPRRGPAEMSAPLLDFGPKRPSIFERVPALPRAQELRCGRGAKDCVQQQRLQSGRVNGGYSHCNLISEKKNMMDVEMTSSSVPVCRQGLFIHTGNPLMRDHPLSCERLLHVGQLNLTHSDLRSPRFQDSVDSAAPCLNGSHPAQHIKQECPGDYKALSEASMHRRITEGMELRASGSLHPEIDLMNNSFTNSLSSYLFNNEHSSSPSPLSLGTPQHSARLQASNLKKRCISVVPSSAEGIDIAAIIRTSQTSLVTCVNGLRTNSAGISSHPVEISHHSAQKSSRPQSCSQPGNSCSVPSPPACLVPISAECDRGDCEQIQMQQVEENGSLSLMMNGTSIPHQNTSHSTQKVSFLKQEPADDYSSTTDLFRHHQGLPPPYHLHQQLSQTQGTLPHLHASMSPKSLQPSEGDEQDLGNGKQVCRWIDCSATYDQQDELVRHIEKTHIDQRKGEDFTCFWAGCVRRYKPFNARYKLLIHMRVHSGEKPNKCMFEGCNKAFSRLENLKIHLRSHTGEKPYLCQHPGCQKAFSNSSDRAKHQRTHLDTKPYACQIPGCSKRYTDPSSLRKHVKAHSAKEQQLNSCTDIEQDVLSECLAIQQLHTSSQHILDGKCGRSVGHHDLITGMYSGSSANHNGPSPGILPHDIPSRHHPLDSALSSPHHHQSSLESAREGLAPNIISPLVSPLKSLVPPSLLQKHSSPSSHSQSPNGQQFSGIPNKPYAQFQNQSVQQGSQGYQGSFHSIQNCFHYGDCYRTMDQSVTSDVLTGESHCFNPLRHNGYHILSAPLASTGYDAVSEAQCVSEDMVSNGTDENGFFQNGAFDHCLNHIPPIYTDT
- the GLIS1 gene encoding zinc finger protein GLIS1 isoform X1 — its product is MSFEVTGGDGGERPEPRRGPAEMSAPLLDFGPKRPSIFERVPALPRAQELRCGRGAKDCVQQQRLQSGRVNGGYSHCNLISEKKNMMDVEMTSSSVPVCRQGLFIHTGNPLMRDHPLSCERLLHVGQLNLTHSDLRSPRFQDSVDSAAPCLNGSHPAQHIKQECPGDYKALSEASMHRRITEGMELRASGSLHPEIDLMNNSFTNSLSSYLFNNEHSSSPSPLSLGTPQHSARLQASNLKKRCISVVPSSAEGIDIAAIIRTSQTSLVTCVNGLRTNSAGISSHPVEISHHSAQKSSRPQSCSQPGNSCSVPSPPACLVPISAECDRGDCEQIQMQQVEENGSLSLMMNGTSIPHQNTSHSTQKVSFLKQEPADDYSSTTDLFRHHQGLPPPYHLHQQLSQTQGTLPHLHASMSPKSLQPSEGDEQDLGNGKQVCRWIDCSATYDQQDELVRHIEKTHIDQRKGEDFTCFWAGCVRRYKPFNARYKLLIHMRVHSGEKPNKCMFEGCNKAFSRLENLKIHLRSHTGEKPYLCQHPGCQKAFSNSSDRAKHQRTHLDTKPYACQIPGCSKRYTDPSSLRKHVKAHSAKEQQVRKKLNSCTDIEQDVLSECLAIQQLHTSSQHILDGKCGRSVGHHDLITGMYSGSSANHNGPSPGILPHDIPSRHHPLDSALSSPHHHQSSLESAREGLAPNIISPLVSPLKSLVPPSLLQKHSSPSSHSQSPNGQQFSGIPNKPYAQFQNQSVQQGSQGYQGSFHSIQNCFHYGDCYRTMDQSVTSDVLTGESHCFNPLRHNGYHILSAPLASTGYDAVSEAQCVSEDMVSNGTDENGFFQNGAFDHCLNHIPPIYTDT
- the GLIS1 gene encoding zinc finger protein GLIS1 isoform X3 gives rise to the protein MSPARRRQDGAGGRPLPVNGGYSHCNLISEKKNMMDVEMTSSSVPVCRQGLFIHTGNPLMRDHPLSCERLLHVGQLNLTHSDLRSPRFQDSVDSAAPCLNGSHPAQHIKQECPGDYKALSEASMHRRITEGMELRASGSLHPEIDLMNNSFTNSLSSYLFNNEHSSSPSPLSLGTPQHSARLQASNLKKRCISVVPSSAEGIDIAAIIRTSQTSLVTCVNGLRTNSAGISSHPVEISHHSAQKSSRPQSCSQPGNSCSVPSPPACLVPISAECDRGDCEQIQMQQVEENGSLSLMMNGTSIPHQNTSHSTQKVSFLKQEPADDYSSTTDLFRHHQGLPPPYHLHQQLSQTQGTLPHLHASMSPKSLQPSEGDEQDLGNGKQVCRWIDCSATYDQQDELVRHIEKTHIDQRKGEDFTCFWAGCVRRYKPFNARYKLLIHMRVHSGEKPNKCMFEGCNKAFSRLENLKIHLRSHTGEKPYLCQHPGCQKAFSNSSDRAKHQRTHLDTKPYACQIPGCSKRYTDPSSLRKHVKAHSAKEQQVRKKLNSCTDIEQDVLSECLAIQQLHTSSQHILDGKCGRSVGHHDLITGMYSGSSANHNGPSPGILPHDIPSRHHPLDSALSSPHHHQSSLESAREGLAPNIISPLVSPLKSLVPPSLLQKHSSPSSHSQSPNGQQFSGIPNKPYAQFQNQSVQQGSQGYQGSFHSIQNCFHYGDCYRTMDQSVTSDVLTGESHCFNPLRHNGYHILSAPLASTGYDAVSEAQCVSEDMVSNGTDENGFFQNGAFDHCLNHIPPIYTDT